The following proteins are co-located in the Dromiciops gliroides isolate mDroGli1 chromosome 2, mDroGli1.pri, whole genome shotgun sequence genome:
- the LRRTM4 gene encoding leucine-rich repeat transmembrane neuronal protein 4 isoform X3: MGFHLIKQLRGMSVVLVLLPTVLLVMLTGAQRPCPRNCRCDGKIVYCESHAFADIPRNISGGSQGLSLRFNSIQKLKANQFAGLNQLVWLYLDHNYISSVDEDAFQGIRRLKELILSSNKITHLHNKTFHPVPNLRNLDLSYNKLQTLQSEQFKGLRKLIILHLRSNSLKTVPIRVFQDCRNLDFLDLGYNRLRSLSRNAFAGLLKLKELHLEHNQFSKINFAHFPRLFNLRSIYLQWNRIRSINQGLTWTWSSLHNLDLSGNDIQGIEPGTFKCLPNLQKLNLDSNKLTNISQETVNAWISLISITLSGNMWECSRSICPLFSWLKNFKGNKESTMICAGPKQIQGEKVSDAVETYNICAEIQVVVTEKSHQAPQTPQKPLIVLKPTVSILETTQPTPITPSPSPGFPMPGAEPEYEHVSFHKIIAGSVALFLSVAMILLVIYVSWKRYPASMKQLQQHSLMKRRRKKARESERQMNSPLQEYYVDYKPTNSETMDVSVNGSGPCTYTISGSRECEMKKMDPREGK; the protein is encoded by the exons ATGG GTTTCCATTTAATTAAGCAGCTGAGAGGCATGAGCGTGGTACTGGTGCTGTTGCCCACAGTCCTGCTTGTGATGCTCACGGGTGCTCAGAGACCTTGCCCCAGGAACTGCAGATGCGATGGGAAAATTGTGTACTGTGAGTCTCACGCCTTCGCAGACATCCCCAGGAACATTTCTGGTGGGTCTCAGGGCTTATCACTGCGGTTCAACAGCATCCAGAAACTGAAAGCCAATCAGTTTGCGGGTCTGAATCAGCTCGTGTGGCTCTATTTGGACCATAATTACATCAGCTCTGTGGACGAGGACGCCTTTCAGGGGATCCGCAGACTGAAGGAATTGATTCTGAGCTCCAATAAAATCACCCACCTGCACAACAAGACATTCCATCCGGTTCCTAACCTCCGGAACCTGGACCTCTCCTACAATAAACTACAAACTTTGCAGTCCGAGCAATTCAAGGGTCTCCGGAAGCTGATCATCTTGCACCTGAGGTCCAACTCTCTGAAGACAGTGCCCATCCGGGTTTTCCAAGACTGCCGGAACCTGGACTTTCTGGACCTGGGCTACAACCGCCTGAGGAGCCTGTCCCGGAATGCTTTCGCTGGCCTCTTGAAGCTGAAGGAACTCCATCTGGAGCACAACCAGTTTTCTAAGATCAACTTTGCTCACTTTCCCCGACTCTTCAACCTACGGTCTATCTATTTGCAGTGGAATCGGATCCGCTCCATCAACCAAGGTTTGACATGGACTTGGAGCTCCCTCCACAACTTGGATTTATCAGGGAATGATATCCAAGGGATTGAGCCAGGCACTTTTAAATGCCTGCCTAACTTGCAGAAGTTGAATCTGGATTCCAACAAGCTGACCAACATCTCTCAGGAGACTGTCAATGCCTGGATCTCTTTAATATCCATTACCTTGTCAGGGAACATGTGGGAATGTAGTCGGAGCATTTGCCCCCTTTTTTCTTGGCTTAAAAATTtcaaagggaataaagagagCACAATGATATGTGCGGGCCCTAAGCAAATCCAGGGGGAGAAGGTCAGTGATGCTGTGGAAACATACAATATATGTGCTGAAATCCAGGTGGTTGTGACAGAGAAGTCCCATCAGGCCCCACAGACACCCCAGAAGCCTCTGATTGTTCTCAAACCCACTGTCTCCATACTGGAAACCACCCAACCAACTCCCATCACCCCGAGCCCTTCCCCGGGTTTTCCAATGCCTGGCGCAGAGCCAGAATATGAGCACGTGTCGTTCCACAAGATCATTGCTGGCAGTGTggccctctttctctctgtggcTATGATCCTCTTGGTAATCTACGTATCTTGGAAGCGTTATCCGGCCAGCATGAAGCAACTCCAGCAGCATTCTCTCATGAAGAGACGCCGGAAAAAGGCCAGAGAGTCGGAAAGACAAATGAACTCCCCATTACAGGAGTATTACGTGGACTACAAGCCAACAAACTCTGAGACCATGGATGTATCAGTTAATGGATCGGGGCCTTGCACATACACCATCTCTGGCTCCAGGGAATGTGAG atgaagaaaatggatcccagagaagggaagtga
- the LRRTM4 gene encoding leucine-rich repeat transmembrane neuronal protein 4 isoform X5, translating to MGFHLIKQLRGMSVVLVLLPTVLLVMLTGAQRPCPRNCRCDGKIVYCESHAFADIPRNISGGSQGLSLRFNSIQKLKANQFAGLNQLVWLYLDHNYISSVDEDAFQGIRRLKELILSSNKITHLHNKTFHPVPNLRNLDLSYNKLQTLQSEQFKGLRKLIILHLRSNSLKTVPIRVFQDCRNLDFLDLGYNRLRSLSRNAFAGLLKLKELHLEHNQFSKINFAHFPRLFNLRSIYLQWNRIRSINQGLTWTWSSLHNLDLSGNDIQGIEPGTFKCLPNLQKLNLDSNKLTNISQETVNAWISLISITLSGNMWECSRSICPLFSWLKNFKGNKESTMICAGPKQIQGEKVSDAVETYNICAEIQVVVTEKSHQAPQTPQKPLIVLKPTVSILETTQPTPITPSPSPGFPMPGAEPEYEHVSFHKIIAGSVALFLSVAMILLVIYVSWKRYPASMKQLQQHSLMKRRRKKARESERQMNSPLQEYYVDYKPTNSETMDVSVNGSGPCTYTISGSRECEV from the exons ATGG GTTTCCATTTAATTAAGCAGCTGAGAGGCATGAGCGTGGTACTGGTGCTGTTGCCCACAGTCCTGCTTGTGATGCTCACGGGTGCTCAGAGACCTTGCCCCAGGAACTGCAGATGCGATGGGAAAATTGTGTACTGTGAGTCTCACGCCTTCGCAGACATCCCCAGGAACATTTCTGGTGGGTCTCAGGGCTTATCACTGCGGTTCAACAGCATCCAGAAACTGAAAGCCAATCAGTTTGCGGGTCTGAATCAGCTCGTGTGGCTCTATTTGGACCATAATTACATCAGCTCTGTGGACGAGGACGCCTTTCAGGGGATCCGCAGACTGAAGGAATTGATTCTGAGCTCCAATAAAATCACCCACCTGCACAACAAGACATTCCATCCGGTTCCTAACCTCCGGAACCTGGACCTCTCCTACAATAAACTACAAACTTTGCAGTCCGAGCAATTCAAGGGTCTCCGGAAGCTGATCATCTTGCACCTGAGGTCCAACTCTCTGAAGACAGTGCCCATCCGGGTTTTCCAAGACTGCCGGAACCTGGACTTTCTGGACCTGGGCTACAACCGCCTGAGGAGCCTGTCCCGGAATGCTTTCGCTGGCCTCTTGAAGCTGAAGGAACTCCATCTGGAGCACAACCAGTTTTCTAAGATCAACTTTGCTCACTTTCCCCGACTCTTCAACCTACGGTCTATCTATTTGCAGTGGAATCGGATCCGCTCCATCAACCAAGGTTTGACATGGACTTGGAGCTCCCTCCACAACTTGGATTTATCAGGGAATGATATCCAAGGGATTGAGCCAGGCACTTTTAAATGCCTGCCTAACTTGCAGAAGTTGAATCTGGATTCCAACAAGCTGACCAACATCTCTCAGGAGACTGTCAATGCCTGGATCTCTTTAATATCCATTACCTTGTCAGGGAACATGTGGGAATGTAGTCGGAGCATTTGCCCCCTTTTTTCTTGGCTTAAAAATTtcaaagggaataaagagagCACAATGATATGTGCGGGCCCTAAGCAAATCCAGGGGGAGAAGGTCAGTGATGCTGTGGAAACATACAATATATGTGCTGAAATCCAGGTGGTTGTGACAGAGAAGTCCCATCAGGCCCCACAGACACCCCAGAAGCCTCTGATTGTTCTCAAACCCACTGTCTCCATACTGGAAACCACCCAACCAACTCCCATCACCCCGAGCCCTTCCCCGGGTTTTCCAATGCCTGGCGCAGAGCCAGAATATGAGCACGTGTCGTTCCACAAGATCATTGCTGGCAGTGTggccctctttctctctgtggcTATGATCCTCTTGGTAATCTACGTATCTTGGAAGCGTTATCCGGCCAGCATGAAGCAACTCCAGCAGCATTCTCTCATGAAGAGACGCCGGAAAAAGGCCAGAGAGTCGGAAAGACAAATGAACTCCCCATTACAGGAGTATTACGTGGACTACAAGCCAACAAACTCTGAGACCATGGATGTATCAGTTAATGGATCGGGGCCTTGCACATACACCATCTCTGGCTCCAGGGAATGTGAGGTATGA
- the LRRTM4 gene encoding leucine-rich repeat transmembrane neuronal protein 4 isoform X2 → MGFHLIKQLRGMSVVLVLLPTVLLVMLTGAQRPCPRNCRCDGKIVYCESHAFADIPRNISGGSQGLSLRFNSIQKLKANQFAGLNQLVWLYLDHNYISSVDEDAFQGIRRLKELILSSNKITHLHNKTFHPVPNLRNLDLSYNKLQTLQSEQFKGLRKLIILHLRSNSLKTVPIRVFQDCRNLDFLDLGYNRLRSLSRNAFAGLLKLKELHLEHNQFSKINFAHFPRLFNLRSIYLQWNRIRSINQGLTWTWSSLHNLDLSGNDIQGIEPGTFKCLPNLQKLNLDSNKLTNISQETVNAWISLISITLSGNMWECSRSICPLFSWLKNFKGNKESTMICAGPKQIQGEKVSDAVETYNICAEIQVVVTEKSHQAPQTPQKPLIVLKPTVSILETTQPTPITPSPSPGFPMPGAEPEYEHVSFHKIIAGSVALFLSVAMILLVIYVSWKRYPASMKQLQQHSLMKRRRKKARESERQMNSPLQEYYVDYKPTNSETMDVSVNGSGPCTYTISGSRECEVETTATAYLLVTVNDSSDFSQIN, encoded by the exons ATGG GTTTCCATTTAATTAAGCAGCTGAGAGGCATGAGCGTGGTACTGGTGCTGTTGCCCACAGTCCTGCTTGTGATGCTCACGGGTGCTCAGAGACCTTGCCCCAGGAACTGCAGATGCGATGGGAAAATTGTGTACTGTGAGTCTCACGCCTTCGCAGACATCCCCAGGAACATTTCTGGTGGGTCTCAGGGCTTATCACTGCGGTTCAACAGCATCCAGAAACTGAAAGCCAATCAGTTTGCGGGTCTGAATCAGCTCGTGTGGCTCTATTTGGACCATAATTACATCAGCTCTGTGGACGAGGACGCCTTTCAGGGGATCCGCAGACTGAAGGAATTGATTCTGAGCTCCAATAAAATCACCCACCTGCACAACAAGACATTCCATCCGGTTCCTAACCTCCGGAACCTGGACCTCTCCTACAATAAACTACAAACTTTGCAGTCCGAGCAATTCAAGGGTCTCCGGAAGCTGATCATCTTGCACCTGAGGTCCAACTCTCTGAAGACAGTGCCCATCCGGGTTTTCCAAGACTGCCGGAACCTGGACTTTCTGGACCTGGGCTACAACCGCCTGAGGAGCCTGTCCCGGAATGCTTTCGCTGGCCTCTTGAAGCTGAAGGAACTCCATCTGGAGCACAACCAGTTTTCTAAGATCAACTTTGCTCACTTTCCCCGACTCTTCAACCTACGGTCTATCTATTTGCAGTGGAATCGGATCCGCTCCATCAACCAAGGTTTGACATGGACTTGGAGCTCCCTCCACAACTTGGATTTATCAGGGAATGATATCCAAGGGATTGAGCCAGGCACTTTTAAATGCCTGCCTAACTTGCAGAAGTTGAATCTGGATTCCAACAAGCTGACCAACATCTCTCAGGAGACTGTCAATGCCTGGATCTCTTTAATATCCATTACCTTGTCAGGGAACATGTGGGAATGTAGTCGGAGCATTTGCCCCCTTTTTTCTTGGCTTAAAAATTtcaaagggaataaagagagCACAATGATATGTGCGGGCCCTAAGCAAATCCAGGGGGAGAAGGTCAGTGATGCTGTGGAAACATACAATATATGTGCTGAAATCCAGGTGGTTGTGACAGAGAAGTCCCATCAGGCCCCACAGACACCCCAGAAGCCTCTGATTGTTCTCAAACCCACTGTCTCCATACTGGAAACCACCCAACCAACTCCCATCACCCCGAGCCCTTCCCCGGGTTTTCCAATGCCTGGCGCAGAGCCAGAATATGAGCACGTGTCGTTCCACAAGATCATTGCTGGCAGTGTggccctctttctctctgtggcTATGATCCTCTTGGTAATCTACGTATCTTGGAAGCGTTATCCGGCCAGCATGAAGCAACTCCAGCAGCATTCTCTCATGAAGAGACGCCGGAAAAAGGCCAGAGAGTCGGAAAGACAAATGAACTCCCCATTACAGGAGTATTACGTGGACTACAAGCCAACAAACTCTGAGACCATGGATGTATCAGTTAATGGATCGGGGCCTTGCACATACACCATCTCTGGCTCCAGGGAATGTGAG
- the LRRTM4 gene encoding leucine-rich repeat transmembrane neuronal protein 4 isoform X4, translating into MGFHLIKQLRGMSVVLVLLPTVLLVMLTGAQRPCPRNCRCDGKIVYCESHAFADIPRNISGGSQGLSLRFNSIQKLKANQFAGLNQLVWLYLDHNYISSVDEDAFQGIRRLKELILSSNKITHLHNKTFHPVPNLRNLDLSYNKLQTLQSEQFKGLRKLIILHLRSNSLKTVPIRVFQDCRNLDFLDLGYNRLRSLSRNAFAGLLKLKELHLEHNQFSKINFAHFPRLFNLRSIYLQWNRIRSINQGLTWTWSSLHNLDLSGNDIQGIEPGTFKCLPNLQKLNLDSNKLTNISQETVNAWISLISITLSGNMWECSRSICPLFSWLKNFKGNKESTMICAGPKQIQGEKVSDAVETYNICAEIQVVVTEKSHQAPQTPQKPLIVLKPTVSILETTQPTPITPSPSPGFPMPGAEPEYEHVSFHKIIAGSVALFLSVAMILLVIYVSWKRYPASMKQLQQHSLMKRRRKKARESERQMNSPLQEYYVDYKPTNSETMDVSVNGSGPCTYTISGSRECEFGNKKQVT; encoded by the exons ATGG GTTTCCATTTAATTAAGCAGCTGAGAGGCATGAGCGTGGTACTGGTGCTGTTGCCCACAGTCCTGCTTGTGATGCTCACGGGTGCTCAGAGACCTTGCCCCAGGAACTGCAGATGCGATGGGAAAATTGTGTACTGTGAGTCTCACGCCTTCGCAGACATCCCCAGGAACATTTCTGGTGGGTCTCAGGGCTTATCACTGCGGTTCAACAGCATCCAGAAACTGAAAGCCAATCAGTTTGCGGGTCTGAATCAGCTCGTGTGGCTCTATTTGGACCATAATTACATCAGCTCTGTGGACGAGGACGCCTTTCAGGGGATCCGCAGACTGAAGGAATTGATTCTGAGCTCCAATAAAATCACCCACCTGCACAACAAGACATTCCATCCGGTTCCTAACCTCCGGAACCTGGACCTCTCCTACAATAAACTACAAACTTTGCAGTCCGAGCAATTCAAGGGTCTCCGGAAGCTGATCATCTTGCACCTGAGGTCCAACTCTCTGAAGACAGTGCCCATCCGGGTTTTCCAAGACTGCCGGAACCTGGACTTTCTGGACCTGGGCTACAACCGCCTGAGGAGCCTGTCCCGGAATGCTTTCGCTGGCCTCTTGAAGCTGAAGGAACTCCATCTGGAGCACAACCAGTTTTCTAAGATCAACTTTGCTCACTTTCCCCGACTCTTCAACCTACGGTCTATCTATTTGCAGTGGAATCGGATCCGCTCCATCAACCAAGGTTTGACATGGACTTGGAGCTCCCTCCACAACTTGGATTTATCAGGGAATGATATCCAAGGGATTGAGCCAGGCACTTTTAAATGCCTGCCTAACTTGCAGAAGTTGAATCTGGATTCCAACAAGCTGACCAACATCTCTCAGGAGACTGTCAATGCCTGGATCTCTTTAATATCCATTACCTTGTCAGGGAACATGTGGGAATGTAGTCGGAGCATTTGCCCCCTTTTTTCTTGGCTTAAAAATTtcaaagggaataaagagagCACAATGATATGTGCGGGCCCTAAGCAAATCCAGGGGGAGAAGGTCAGTGATGCTGTGGAAACATACAATATATGTGCTGAAATCCAGGTGGTTGTGACAGAGAAGTCCCATCAGGCCCCACAGACACCCCAGAAGCCTCTGATTGTTCTCAAACCCACTGTCTCCATACTGGAAACCACCCAACCAACTCCCATCACCCCGAGCCCTTCCCCGGGTTTTCCAATGCCTGGCGCAGAGCCAGAATATGAGCACGTGTCGTTCCACAAGATCATTGCTGGCAGTGTggccctctttctctctgtggcTATGATCCTCTTGGTAATCTACGTATCTTGGAAGCGTTATCCGGCCAGCATGAAGCAACTCCAGCAGCATTCTCTCATGAAGAGACGCCGGAAAAAGGCCAGAGAGTCGGAAAGACAAATGAACTCCCCATTACAGGAGTATTACGTGGACTACAAGCCAACAAACTCTGAGACCATGGATGTATCAGTTAATGGATCGGGGCCTTGCACATACACCATCTCTGGCTCCAGGGAATGTGAG